TTCTATCAATAgtggtaaataaattaaattttaattaagtaataatgtaaaaatatttttggggttttttcaaatattactCAAAATTTGGAGTCAACCCCAAAAGtaactcatgttttttttgaaaatttcatctGACATATTCACCCTAGAAGTTAgaattattcacgaaaataccATTATTTTTTCTCCGAAATTGAGTGTTTTACTGTATCATCCTTATCTTCATTAAGTATTTATAATATTGatattgccatcaatacaccaaccaccatgaacaacaacaaccaatTTAAAGCTATTAATGGCACCAAAAATTTGAAGCTATTAATGAACCAATTTGAAGGCGGTTTAGGGTTCAAAGACATCACTGATTTTAATACggcgatgcttggtaaacagttatggcgCCTGATAGAAAAGACAAACactttattttctcgagttttcaaaggtcggtattataggaatgcttcacccttggaaccgattcgttcatattctccgtcatatggctggcggagtattgtttctgctagatctctggttagcaaagcatttatcaaaagggtgggatcagggtcttctatatctgtatggaatgatccttggctccTAACCACTCGCCGAAACCagctaataaaaatcaacacaatttgtACCCGGACATTACAGTAGAGTCTCTCATTGACTTTACCTCGCGCACTTGGAATTTGGTGGATCCTCAGAATGCGAAACTTATAGAAAGCATACCACTGAGCAGGACTGAGAGGGTACATAGAGATGAATGACACTTCACAAAAAATGGGAAATATACAgtcaaatcaggatatcagaTAGAGCGGATCTATCCAGATAGAGAAAGACCACCACTACTGATTGACCCCACAGTTGATTTTTGAAGGCTTActgctggaaaatacggtgcccaccaaagttaaaacatttccTACGGCAATTAGTGACAGGGTGTATAGCAGTGCGGAAGAATTTACAAGCGAGGGGGATTCAAGGGGATATTTGTTGTGTAAGATGTGGAGCTTACAAGGAATCGATAAATCATGTGtcttttgaatgtcctccaactctccaggtttgggctctctcgaagatgccatcaaatccagatatttttccaacaagttccctcttcacaaacatggatcatcAATTCTGGAGAGTTTTCCCGCAGATGGATGATCaccagtttgcatggatactatggtacatctggaaagctaggaataataaagttttcagtaatcTGGATATGGATCCTATGGATACGCTTAAATTGACAGAAACAAAATCAACACTGTGGGCTGAAGCACAAGTATTGAATGACCAGAGGACGGCACCACCAATAATGGATACAATATTGCCATCgattccaggaagatggtgttttacagatggctCGTGGAAAGAGGGGGTTaatttttcaggacaaggttggctcAGTATTTTGGAAGGTATTGATGGATTGttgggggcgaggaatgttaGGGCTAGTCTCTCGCCACTTCATGTGGAGATGGAAGCGCTactctgggcaatggaatgcatgaggattttacgtcaatttcaggcaacggattgttctcaattggtgaagatggtttcggaaccagaggaatgaccagcttttgcaaattatttggaagatatcaagatcctGAAAGAGAGCTTCGCCcgatcagagattatctatgtaccaaggacgcaaaattcaaaggcggatagtctagcacgcagtgataggaagcaaccgtcttttatcgttcacatggatgcagatcacccgatttggtttacagagtcagtatgaatctgtattgttgatgacaaaaaaaaatgcaccaaaaatttgatttttactcttcatatttcatttcttatgcACAAAATTCACatctctttcattttctctctaaattcatccaaaaaaccaagattttgattctaaacttGGTAAAGTTCATATAGACATTGAATCTCATGATTCTAAGTCATTAACGAGTGGGTCACTTTCGTGGTGAAGTTCTGTGTGTTTGGAGAAGGTAACCAAGTTATCTCACAAGTTCAATGTacgaaatcaattttttttcagatttggtTGCGAGTAAATCTTCTCTAGAAGACTTCTCtaacttttctttgttaataaaaatatgCGAAAAGACTTTTCGAAAATTCTTCTCGGATAAACATATTAGTTTGGAAATTTACCGAAGTTTGTCAGGAATTTGACTTTTTATAAGATTTTCTGGGAAGTCTTATTTACTGTTACTGAAATCTTCTCATTATCGCATGTTAGTTTTACAATTgacaaattaataataaaaaaattaatattaatgagaATAGTTATCGAGAAAAGAAGCCCACAACTTAATTCAAACACGAAAATACCAAATCGGCTAAAGAAATGTTGATTATAATTTTTCACGAAGCAAAACTGATTTATATTTAACTGAATCAAAGAATAATCATTGTGAAATACAAAGAACAAACGAAGCCGATTAAATCAGTTAGTAGCAAATCAAATCAAAGTGGTATACAACAACATTCAAAATATTCTCACGgatttaatcaatcaaacagCGACAACcgcttctttctcttctttaacAGGTTCAGCCTCGGCCGTTTTCGTGGTTTCCACGTCAACCTCAACCTTTTCCGGTGTAGCAACGACAACCGCCTCCACCGCTGCTTCAGCGTTTTCTGTTGCAGCCACATTCTCAGGTGCTGCAGCCTTACCAGCAGAAGATGACTCTTCCACGGCCGCTGCAACCTCTGGCTCAGCAGCAGGAGATGTTTCCTTGGTCGGCTCGACCTCAGATGCTTCTTTAGGTTCGACAGAAGTTGTTTCAGTCTCTGTCTGGTTCTGTTTCTCACTGCTTTCTTCTGTGTTGTTTTCCTGTACAACGGTTTCAGAAACAGGCTTGTTAGGAACAGAGCTTTCTTCGTTGTTCATGTCTGATTCCTTGGGTCTACTCGCACAGCCACCcattatttagttttctttttgttgttgttttggttGGGCTTAGGCTGTGCAAAGTGAAAAAAATTACACAAGATTTTATTGTTGACCCGAGGACTGAACAAATGAAGAGGACATAGTTAGGGTTAAATAGATGAAGACGGTTCCGAACTTTATGGAAAGCCTTCGGTCTTTTCTTGTGTGCTGAGAAATTTAATTTGGAGATGGCTAAGATTAGTTATCTACAGAAGGTTAGAGACTTATATTAGAGATTAACAGATAGACTCATGAGCAAATTTAGGGTTTCTGTATTTGAAATTGATATGGTCAAACTCAGACGTATGGAAGAAGTTTTGTGGACCTCGAGATTTTCGCCCTGTTTTTTTTAGTCGTtcctatttaattattttccaaGTTTGGTTCAACTTTAGAGGCAAAATAAATTGAGTTATTAACATAAATATGCATTTTGTGTCTTTTTATTACATGTGAGAGCACATTGTGCTACTGGGAtactttttattggttgaagaCTCATTTTTCCTCTAAAAAGCTAAACCAAGAGGGAGTAATGAAGTAATTGAGTGATTTTTTCTAGTTGGGCTAGTTAGGTATttgaactttaatttttttaaaaaaatagggaTTAGGCTGGTGGACGCGAACGTAGGtaaaattggatttttttttttcacacgGACCCGGGGAAAAAGTAACTCTCGtcaggttaatttttttttctttagtaaCAATAAAACGTAGAAAAAAACGATGAAAGAGTTTTTTGACAGAGAATGTTGTCACGGCGGAGACTGACGGAGAAGACGATGTCTTTGCGAAAGAGGAGAGATTTTAAGGGCAAAGAAGAAGGTTAGATCCATTTATCCATTTTGGGTTAGTGTTTCGATTCTGGGATTTCGTTTTTGGGATTAAGGTTTGGGATTTCGATTTTGGGATTTGGGATTCGTGATTTTGAttttagaattagggttttcagaTTTTACTAAGTCCCAGAATTTTGTTTTGGGTTAGTGTTTTAATTGTTCAATTATCTCTAAAAAAGAAAAGTCACAGTTTACGTGAGAAAAGATGACGGAGAAACTAACCAATAAAGGACGAAATTAAAATCAACGGCGACGTACCCAGGCAAAAGCAACAatgacgacgaggaagaagcgCTCAGGGAAGGAGAAAGCAAAAGGTGAGTTTATTTGTGGTTTCCCAATTGAGtcggatttagggtttctatgtGTATTTGTTCTTGAGTTTGACTAGTTTCTTGTTGCACTGCAGAGGTAGCAAAAACATATGAGGAACGGGGAACGATATGATACAGACACTTTGTCGGATTCCCGTTGGTGCTTCAGTTGATTTTGGCGGAGGTGCTAGAGGCTGAGCATGATCCTAAGGTAACTagttgtacacatgtacaaacGTTTAATGTTGTACACGTTACATGTGTACATATTTACTTTGCATATTATGCTTGTATGGTTTGTAGTAGAGGTgtgtattgatttttatttggtttgctTTGTTTCTATGTTTGCAGCTGATTGGGCAATATGTGATGGAGTATGGGGAAGATAAGGAGGATCTTTGGGGGAAATTTGACAGAgatttttaatcgtaaaattGCCAATATGGTTGAGCTTCTGAAGGCTGGgcacaaatacaaaaatcaagaGTGGAGAGTAGGTGATGCAGCTGAGCGTAAGTACATGTGAACAAACAAgtatgtacatgtgtacaacaCGGAGTGCGTACATGTGTACAAGCGATTATATGTACAACTTGGGACGTGTACATAAATGGTGTATTTTGACATGTTTGTTGGTTTTGAAGGATGAATACTTTTGGCATGATACTatgatatttttagattttttaggtATATAATGTAAAGTAGCAGGATGACTGTTGATTCTAACTAAAACTCTTCACattgaaaatgtatttttgtagTGTACATGTCAGCTAAAATTGTACAAAGTAATGGCTAATGTAGGTAAATTGTAAGATCTCTCTTTAATCAAATACCAAAAAATTTACTATCATGATCAATGATTCACATGTACACAAGTTCATTTGTGCAATGATTTCTTTGTACACCAATTATTTTTCATACATTTGCAAGTTTAAGTATTTGTAAGGTCTATAGTGTCAACGTGTACACATGTATTTCGTTGTCCATATGTACATCAGTTCATCGTTACATCTATTCGATTTTAATATGTAATTGTGAGTTCGAATGTTTGAAGGCCCAATATCATCTAATATCAACTGAAATCGTCTAGCATAAAGTAATTGATTCATAACTGCCAAAGGCATATGTAGTAGAGTACCCACACTGACCACGTTTTTAAGAGTAATCTTCAGATGTCATGATTTATAAGTACGTCTTATGAGTGTGATGTCCAAAAGTAATGGTTTCTAATTTATGATGTATCATGTGTACGTATCACGTGTACGCATATTCAGTTGTATAGATGtataaaaatacatgtacactacaagaaaacttgCTTTTAGCCACAACTTAGCCACAAAACTTTTGTGGACAGTATAAAACAGCTACAAAATCTCCGCAAAATTAGCCACTACttacaaaatctaaaatttgtggtcatttgttgtttttttgttgcTCCATAGCAGCAAAATAACTTTTGTGGCTATTCGAAGAAACACAGCCACAATtaactacaaaaataaattgtgGATATACATTTCCACAAAAATCCCCCACAAGATTCATGGCTTCCGTATCCACAACTTTACTCGCGGATAATTGTTGTTATATAGCTACAAAATGTACTTTGTGGCTATCTCGAGGATAAAAAGTCACAATACGCTTCAGAATAAATTGTGGACATATATTATCCGTAAATATCCACAGAATTTTTCGTTAACATTTTAACCACAGACTTAAATTGTAGCTATCCgtagaaatataatttttaaaattgcatGTGGTCACAAATGTGGTTGtggttataatatttaaaagattataatgttaagaaaacatatcagcatgttcaAATCTGGTTccataattaattacattaactATCTACGCTTGTACTAGGATTTGTACGATACATTAAATATGTtatacattttttactttttttaggTTGCAGGGAGAACATATCtttatattaccaaaaaaaaagataagaatttttttttttttaaaatgaagatACAAAGTGAAACAATTTCACATATCACTAGGCATTTCAATTCTCGGTTTGCTTCATGGTTTGGTTCTAAAGGTTCTAAAGGTTTAGgatctattaaaatattgagtttggttttgttttgtttatttcgttttttttttgtttggtttgggtAACCAAGTTGAAATCCGTCTTATTTCCAAAGTAATTTAAGATTCTATccggttttgattttttttttgttaatttgggttaaaagtaaaaaaaaacaattttttgagATTAATATCAGATATTTTGGGGTTGCAGATAAAAACTCGAATAATTcagataattttaattattttggatcaaaattatattagtcatttaactttttggttatttaacttataaataattttaagttatttttatttttaaaataaatataattagtatatatatatatagatatattatattatagaaatttggGTACTTATTTGGCTCTCGGTTTGGTTcgaattcagttttttttttttggttcaatagATATATATGGTCCACTAATATAACTGTTGGGATTCAAACTCGTACCGAACTTATTTTCTGATTTAGTTTAATTTGGTTCTTTGGTTCCAGATAAATGTGTGAAAGACTAGTTGCATCAATTATAAAAAAGCTcggaaaataattattttaaatatttaagaagTAGCCATAGACTAGCATCATAACTACAAAAGATATTAACTAGATTTTGGGAccgaaaaataaatgattcatcGCAACACTATTAAAGAGTAAACACAAAAAATGAGTAATGAAGAATCATatattattgacaaaaaaagaagaatcatATATTAACAAGTCACATGTTGTACATTAAATATAAGTCATATAATCAATCTCTCATAAGGTTGTAAGATGCATATTTATTGGTTCAGACAAATAGTTGATGGGGCAAAGAATATACTCTTTAACCACAAATATAGCTATCTAAAGAATATCTATATTTGATGGAGCaaagaatatattttctttagcCTCAAATATAACTACGTAAAGAATATGTATATTTGATGGGGAAAAGaatatatctctataatattatttgagaagtcagttttctACGTGTCATGCTCACGTTAATCTTTACAACGGTTATTTACAgagatacccttaatgaattaaaatattgaattaatatattattattaatttttttgtttagttttctttttagttttttccaaaacatatataaaaagaaaaaaattataaagtttaaaaacgaatttaaaaacaaaaatatatgtatataaaatatgatttcattaaaaaggaaagttcccaaaatagtaatattccgtttaaaacatatttttaccgaacaaaaatatacttataaccgagaaataaaactaatttgatttgaattaattagaataaaaaataattttacttgaGTTTGAATTTGACAGAATTTATTTAACTCGACTAATCCAATTTATATCCTAAATCAAAGATCTAAccacaattaaaatatataatttataataataatatatttatttttatacatatttattgTAGGATgactcaaaatatattaataaataaaaataaaatattaactaattgttacaatataattaaatatatatatgtatgagtcttcagaatattatcattatattcatttatgtaattttcaatacaaacttcatttattttttacttaattttaagaaaaatatatattatgttatacatcatcttactaaaatatatttacatatctggAAAAACAACCaatctaaatgcaaataagaatttaatcaaaatttactatatttagaataaaatattatagtccAGTTCGGAGAAATAGATGCAATCCAACATACCTAGGTGATAAACAAATCGATTGTTTACCCAGAAACAACCAAACCGACTAAATAAAACATATCCAAAATCATATGTCtagttaaaataatataatattatcaaaacaaattatacaaataaattataaatttagttaaagccaaaagtaaatatcaattaattataatatattatctttataaatatttatatccgtgcatgaTCACGGGAGAAtcaccttgtatatatatacattagatGGAGCAAAGAATATATTCTCTTTAGCCATAAATAATTGATGGGGTAAGGAATATTTGTATTTGAAGCCTAAGATGATTATAAATTGTAAACAAGCTCGACATCGTTTCATAACACAAGAAACAAACTTTCTAAAAAATGGGAGATTTCTTTCAATCAAGAGAATGGATGTATAAAAGATTAAAACGTTCTGATCATAGTTTGTGCGAGAAATTTATTGAGGGTGTAAacacttttatttcttttgcttGTAATCAAGCATTTTTTCTTGAGTGTGGGAAGTTGTTTTGTCCTTGTAAAAAATGCAAGAATCAAAAATATCGCGATGTTGATACAGTGACGAAACATCTTATGTTGAAAGGATTTACAGAAAATTATTACTTGTGGACGCATCACGGAGAAAATTGGCAATACAATGATGGTGAAGCCTGTTCATACGGCAATTTCAAAACCTGTTCATACAGCAATTTCAGGTATtcaatatttgaaataattattatttttttttgccaaaaagaTATAATACTCttgctgaatatttttaattaatattcttATTTGTTCAATTTGTGTAGATATCGCACTCTTCTTTCGAGATATATCTGCCAAAATcttgaagattgaagatgttgcTAGACTGAAAGAAAATATTGCAATTATGCTTTGCAATCTTGAAAAAATATTTCCACCGGCATTCTTTGATGTGATAGAACATCTACCTGTCCATCTCCCAGATGAAGCTTTACTAGGTGGTCCGGTCCAATATAGGTGGATGTATCCGTTTGAACGATACATGTATCATCtgaaaaaaaaggttaaaaacaAAGCCAGGATCGGAGGATCAATAGTGGCTCAGTGTGTGAATGAAGAAATTTCTTACGTGACAAATAATTATATTGCACCTTCAACAGTTCAAGTCCCTGAAAAAGATGTCAACGAAATCAGATTCACTTACAAATATCTTGATGTTCCAATAATGTTCCAGCAAGAAGGAAGAATCAGTGGAAAATCAAGTAGTGCATGGTTAAATGATGAAGATTATAATATTCTTCAGACATTTTTATTGCTCAACTGTGAAGTATTTGAACCATATGAGAGGTatgttatgttatttataattaataatgacGTAGATGGTTATGAATATATAATGGATATCTAGAAAACCAATAATATATATGCAGGATGTTTGAAGATTATATGATGGATAACCACCCAAACATAACTTCTAAAGATATGACAAGAGCAAAAGATGAAAAATTTGCAATGTGGTGTAAAGATTACGTAAGTGCGAAAGTTATATACAtgttataacatattatatacatgtttttatctCAGCtattaaataagaaatatatgcAGATTAACAATGCTAGCAAATCATTTGAATTTCCATTGTGGATGTTGGAATTTGTACAAGGTCCAAAGCACCAAATCACGTCATGGCCTATGTATTATTCGAGAGGATATCATTACCACACACAAAGCCATggacaaaataaaaagacaatGAATTTTCGTGTTTGTGTTCCTGGAACTACTGAGACCGAGTATTTTGGACTTATCGAAGAAATATTCATGATAGAGTATCATGGTGCCGTTGGGTTAAAAGccatgatttttaaatatcattGGTTCAACATCGATCAAGGAATACGAAGACATCCATCTGGCATTGTTGATGTTTGCCCACAAATGCATTATGACAAGTACGATCCTTTTATATTACCAGAACAATGTGATCAAGTATGTTATGTTCCTTATCCTCGTCTACGAtcaagaagagaagaatggTGGACAACAATAAAAGTTATGCCGAGAGGATTTTTTGAAACTAAAGAAGTTTCTGATACGCCCAAAACAGGAAGAATGGCTTTGGCCGGGTGTTTGATATGAACCGAGAAGGCGatggcacttctggaactggaATGGAATGAatggatcgtcaagagatgcggaatgactcttgatataccacgatctaaggctaaccacctaagaaacGATGAaggtgtgttggctaaccaccaaacgacacaaaagatgattggctgaccaccaaatcaacaagccggttcaaaccgatgaactagctaagaactctctctctcactcagagaaaagaagaatcgaaaataaacaaccaaaatgaactgattttattcatcaaagggactacatatttatactacttgtagtcaaagagaaTTAAAGAGAATTGTGGGAAAACAAGgcatagaaaatagaaacattgactagaatattattaatgagtcaaagactcagtcttccatgcagATTAGTCAAAGATGACCATTCGGTTCACGTTCTGGTCAAGGAAACCCTTCGgctactgtccaggttcatccgaaccagatggatgcacggggtaaagataaggacgcttgcgggactgtccggatggtccgccagataagaatgcatgtccgtctttggtttcttcacgACCCAAGCTAAGTCTGGCTCGACCGTGGGTTTTAGAATGCCGAGTTGGTCGGGGAAGACGGGCTGTGGTTCGGTCGGttaggtcgtctggacgtgGTTCCAGCCGAAGCTCCAATCGAGACGTACGCGGGACGGCTCGGTCAGTCTGATCGGTACGGTCGGATGAACGAACCTCGGTCAaattgttcagaacgtcctgatctcCATCCTGGTTGGCTCCAATGGACTGATCCACGAACCAGGGCACATCAGTTTCTCAAAATGCAAtacaaaacaatattgttgATCATGTGATACCATCCACTAATATTGTGCGAGTCGAAGCACATGCAGTCCAAGATGATTCAATTTACGAACCGATGCCAATGATTAATCCAGAAGATGAATATTTATCTGAAAATGATTTTATCGATCAGTATGACGAATATTCTGATTCAGATTCGCATTCGGACTAATAATATTGTATGAATAAATggttaaaaaataatgtatgtgttataaaacaaataagaagataaataataatttgtaatGTATTTAATATTGTATGAATAAATGGTTAAGAAAATAATGTATGtgttctaaaacaaataaaaaaacaaataataatttgtcaTGTATTTAACTTAATTCCtttgttttaatattgtttttaatttatctttgaATGCTAAACTTTATCAAAATTcctatttaattattaatagtattATTGTAAAATACTAACCACAAAATTCTTAAGTGGCGGGAGTAATTTCCCGGGTATATAACTCCCGTAGAAACAAATAGCGACAAGTAGATTGGTAACAATCTAAAAATTAGAAAGTAATCACGAAATTTTTCACTTCCCGGGTTGTTTTCCCGGCTAAACCAATATCAGCCACTTGatttattaattgaaaaaaaggAAGCTAATCTACTTGTTTGCTCCGCCTACAAATATTACGTATCTATCTTGTCCTCTTCTCACAGTCAATCTCTATCCTTTCTCAcagtcaatttaaaaaaaaaaaaagaagctaaccCTCAGTATCCTTTCTCTCTTCCTTACGTTCCTCTGTTTAAGGTCAGAAATCTCTTATTTGTTTCCCTTTTAGATTCGTATATTGAAATCTGAGGGGTCAATCTTCTGggtttttaattttcatgttcTGTTTCGTTTTAGGGTTGGGGTCAATGTACAACCCATATTTGTAATGTTCAAGtatttgtaatgtttttttgttcttttgcaGATGAATATCCTACGTGGTTCTTCTTCAGGGCCAGCTAAGAGGAGCCGTCAAACTTGTCTTCCTCCTGGATTGAACAGGCCTGCTACGTCCGCTTCTCTTCCTCCTGGAGCGACCAGGCCGGCTTCGTCTGCGTCTCGACATCCACTTCCAAGCTTAGCTGCTGTGAGGAGTGCACCAGAGAGACGTAACATGCCTCTTCTCCATCCACAAAGGCCCAATGGAACTTTATGGTGAGTTCAGTGTTTCAGTTATTTGTTTGTCGTTTTAGTGTTTGAGTTATTTTTAAAGTTCTGTCTTTTGAGTTATTAGTTCAGACAGGAACTAAAGGATAAAGATGATTTGTTGACTTGATAACGTCTGTTTAAAACGactgtatttttaattatgtgtttgagtgtttaatttatttgttaagtTTTGTATTTGAGCTATGGTTCAGACAGTGGTCTTGTACTAGGTCTAAGGGCTATTGTAATGCTTTGAGTTTACATTGGTCTTTGTCTCATCTAACAAAATGTTTTGGTGCTTTTTTTTCATAGGTTTGGGATAGACGATTGCATCCGGAAAGATGTAGTGTCAACATATCAGTCAAACTTTTGGGGACCATGGTGGACCTACAGAATGGTGCCAGATGAGAAGAAGGTCGCTTGGTGGACTAGTTTTCTGGTAGCTTCTCTAGATTTACTTTGTTTATTGGTTGATATAGTTGTATAAGCTCTCACCTTATTCTAATTAACTATGTTTTTGTTGTAGCAACAATACTATTGGGATCCTAAGCATCACAGTCAAGTTCGTTTTCAGTGGGAACAAATTCTGAAAAGCTCAATCAGAGACCTTGTAAGCAAGAGGAGGAGaccagaagaaaaaaagaagccaGATTTTATTGGCCTAGCAGATTGGAACTTGATGCTAGAGACTTGGCAGGAGGAGCCACACCAAA
The window above is part of the Brassica napus cultivar Da-Ae chromosome C3, Da-Ae, whole genome shotgun sequence genome. Proteins encoded here:
- the LOC106421901 gene encoding uncharacterized protein LOC106421901 isoform X1, translated to MMVKPVHTAISKPVHTAISDIALFFRDISAKILKIEDVARLKENIAIMLCNLEKIFPPAFFDVIEHLPVHLPDEALLGGPVQYRWMYPFERYMYHLKKKVKNKARIGGSIVAQCVNEEISYVTNNYIAPSTVQVPEKDVNEIRFTYKYLDVPIMFQQEGRISGKSSSAWLNDEDYNILQTFLLLNCEVFEPYERMFEDYMMDNHPNITSKDMTRAKDEKFAMWCKDYINNASKSFEFPLWMLEFVQGPKHQITSWPMYYSRGYHYHTQSHGQNKKTMNFRVCVPGTTETEYFGLIEEIFMIEYHGAVGLKAMIFKYHWFNIDQGIRRHPSGIVDVCPQMHYDKYDPFILPEQCDQVCYVPYPRLRSRREEWWTTIKVMPRGFFETKEVSDTPKTGRMALAGCLI
- the LOC106421909 gene encoding enolase-phosphatase E1 gives rise to the protein MGGCASRPKESDMNNEESSVPNKPVSETVVQENNTEESSEKQNQTETETTSVEPKEASEVEPTKETSPAAEPEVAAAVEESSSAGKAAAPENVAATENAEAAVEAVVVATPEKVEVDVETTKTAEAEPVKEEKEAVVAV